The Populus trichocarpa isolate Nisqually-1 chromosome 11, P.trichocarpa_v4.1, whole genome shotgun sequence genome has a segment encoding these proteins:
- the LOC7489098 gene encoding gamma-soluble NSF attachment protein, with amino-acid sequence MPASDPEKLIAKADKLTKLSLTRWSADWRNATLLYEEAANLFRVAKKNEKAKEAFEKASKGQEMLSSPWDAAKDMESAAALAKELGNWNEVSDFYRRASELYMECGRPQPASDALAKAARALEDTIPDAAVQLYNDASTILEEDGKEQMAFDLYRAASSVYIKLEKYSDAAASLLQLGLAADKCNATNSQCKAYLGAIIVYLYAHDFKQAEKCYNDCSQVDAFLRSDQNRCASKLLSAYTEGDIEEIKRLAQSNTVSNLDHVVIKLARKLPTGDVSALKTDAAKEEEEPLDENDLT; translated from the exons ATGCCCGCTTCCGACCCCGAAAAGCTAATTGCCAAGGCTGATAAACT gaCTAAACTCAGTCTTACAAGATGGAGTGCTGATTGGAGAAATGCCACTCTTTTGTATGAAGAAGCTG CTAATTTGTTTAGGGttgcaaagaaaaatgaaaaagcaaAAGAAGCATTTGAGAAGGCTTCCAAAGGACAAGAGATGCTTTCTTC ACCTTGGGATGCTGCTAAAGATATGGAGTCTGCTGCTGCTCTAGCAAAGGAGCTAGGCAACTGGAATGAAGTCTCTGACTTTTATAGAAGAGCATCTGAGTTGTACATGGAGTGTGGGAGACCACAGCCGGCATCAGATGCTCTAGCTAAGGCTGCTCG TGCACTGGAAGATACTATACCTGACGCTGCTGTTCAGCTGTACAATGATGCTTCCACTATTCTTGAAGAAGATGGCAAAGAACAGATGGCCTTTGATCTATACCGTGCTGCCTCTAGTGTGTATATAAAGCTTGAGAA GTATAGTGATGCTGCAGCTTCTTTGTTGCAATTGGGTCTAGCAGCAGATAAATGCAATGCCACCAATAGCCAGTGCAAG GCATATCTTGGTGCAATTATTGTGTACCTTTACGCTCATGACTTCAAGCAAGCAGAAAAGTGCTACAATGATTGCTCACA ggtTGATGCTTTTCTGAGAAGTGACCAGAACCGCTGTGCTAGTAAACTGCTTTCAGCTTACACAGAAGGTGATATCGAAGAAATCAAACGTCTTGCTCAGTCCAACACTGTTTCAAATCTTGACCATGTG GTAATCAAGCTAGCAAGAAAGCTACCAACTGGTGATGTTAGTGCTTTGAAGACCGATGCTGCCAAAGAGGAGGAAGAGCCATTGGATGAGAATGACCTCACATAG
- the LOC112329124 gene encoding protein PELPK2-like → MATKTSSKVVLKPIFLLGLFLLITCLALQIDARQLKEENGKPMKFDKINAKKGLGEMKNLPPFPNIPIPGIPFPQFPFPPPFDIPNVPPLPDFPFPPIPFPPSPPA, encoded by the coding sequence ATGGCTACCAAAACTTCCTCGAAAGTGGTCTTGAAACCTATAttcttgttaggcttgtttctGTTGATCACTTGTCTTGCACTACAGATTGATGCTCGCCAACTCAAGGAAGAAAATGGAAAGCCTATGAAGTTTGATAAAATCAATGCCAAGAAGGGATTGGGAGAGATGAAGAACTTGCCACCATTTCCAAACATACCAATTCCTGGAATCCCATTTCCTCAATTTCCATTTCCACCTCCATTTGACATTCCTAATGTCCCTCCACTTCCTGACTTTCCTTTCCCACCTATCCCTTTCCCTCCGTCTCCTCCAGCATGA
- the LOC7489099 gene encoding subtilisin-like protease SBT2.2 encodes MEGIYLVHLMVMVLTLGLLAGALCQVDDGSDNETTAVYIVTLKQAPASHYYGKLRKNTNVFKHGVPRNPNQFHNRRDNSRSNWSSSSYVARVHDSLLRRVLRGEKYLKLYSYHYLINGFAVLVTPEQAFKLSRRREVANVALDFSVRTATTHTPQFLGLPQGAWVKAGGYETAGEGIVIGFVDTGIDPTHPSFADDISLNSYPVPSHFSGICEVTRDFPSGSCNRKLIGARHFAASAITRGIFNSSLDYASPFDGDGHGTHTASVAAGNHGIPVIVAGHCFGNASGMAPRAHVSVYKALYKSFGGFAADVVAAIDQAAQDGVDVLSLSITPNRRPPGIATFFNPIDMALLSAVKAGIFIVQAAGNTGPSPKSMSSFSPWIFTVGAASHDRVYSNSIILGNNVTIHGVGLAPGTDEDTMLTLVSALHAVNNETTVTTDMYVGECQDSSTFNQDFIEGNLLICSYSIRFVLGLSTIKQAVETAKNLSAAGVVFYMDPFVIGYQLNPIPMSVPGIIIPSPDDSKVLLQYYNSSLERNGTTKQITKFGAVASILGGLKANYSNSAPKVVYYSARGPDPEDSFLDDADILKPNLVAPGNSIWAAWSSLGTDSVEFQGENFAMMSGTSMAAPHIAGLAALIKQKFPSFSPSAIASALSSTASLYDNNGGPIMAQRAYANPDLNQSPATPFDMGSGFVNATAALDPGLIFDSSYDDYMSFLCGINGSSPVVLNYTGQNCLSYNSTINGTDLNLPSITIAKLYQSRMVQRSVTNIAGNETYKVGWSAPYGVTVKVVPACFSIASGERQVLSVFFDAIMNSSTASHGRIGLFGDQGHVLNIPLSVIVKVTYNTTTNG; translated from the exons ATGGAAGGTATCTACTTGGTGCATTTAATGGTAATGGTGCTTACTCTGGGGTTGTTAGCAGGCGCTTTGTGTCAGGTTGATGATGGTTCAGACAATGAAACTACAGCTGTTTACATTGTTACTCTTAAACAAGCTCCTGCTTCTCATTACTATGGAAAGCTTAGAAAGAATACTAATGTTTTCAAGCATGGTGTTCCTAGAAATCCAAATCAATTTCACAATCGAAG GGATAATTCGAGATCCAACTGGAGTTCTAGTTCATATGTTGCTCGAGTTCATGATTCATTATTGAGGAGGGTGTTGAGAGGGGAGAAGTATCTCAAGCTGTACAGCTATCACTACTTGATTAATGGGTTTGCTGTTCTTGTTACCCCGGAACAG GCCTTTAAGCTTTCGAGGAGGAGAGAAGTGGCAAATGTGGCGTTGGATTTCTCTGTTAGAACTGCAACCACACACACTCCACAGTTCCTGGGCCTGCCACAAGGGGCTTGGGTCAAAGCAGGTGGATATGAAACTGCCGGTGAAGGAATTGTGATTGGCTTTGTTGATACTGGCATCGATCCAACTCACCCCAGCTTCGCTGATGACATATCTTTGAACTCATATCCAGTCCCTAGCCATTTTTCAGGCATTTGTGAGGTTACTCGAGATTTCCCTTCTGGTTCCTGCAATAGGAAGCTGATTGGGGCACGCCATTTTGCAGCATCTGCTATCACCAGGGGAATTTTCAATTCAAGTCTGGACTATGCTTCTCCATTTGATGGTGATGGTCATGGAAC gCATACTGCCTCTGTTGCTGCAGGAAACCATGGGATTCCAGTGATAGTTGCTGGACATTGTTTTGGGAATGCCAGTGGGATGGCTCCTCGTGCACA TGTTTCTGTTTACAAGGCATTGTATAAGAGTTTTGGAGGCTTCGCTGCTGATGTTGTTGCTGCTATAGATCAG GCAGCTCAGGATGGGGTTGATGTTTTAAGTTTATCTATTACTCCCAACAGGCGTCCTCCTGGTATTGCAACATTCTTTAATCCCATAGACATGGCGTTGCTCTCAGCTGTGAAGGCTGGCATTTTTATTGTGCAAGCTGCCGGCAATACTGGGCCATCGCCTAAGAGCATGTCTTCCTTCAGTCCATGGATCTTCACTGTTGGTGCGGCTTCTCATGACAGAGTTTATAGTAACTCTATAATACTCGGCAACAATGTAACCATTCATGGAGTTGGACTTGCAC CGGGAACAGATGAAGACACCATGTTGACCCTTGTTTCTGCACTTCATGCCGTGAACAATGAGACAACAGTTACTACTGATATGTATGTGGGTGAATGTCAAGATTCCAGTACCTTCAATCAGGATTTTATCGAAGGAAACCTCTTGATCTGTAGTTATTCAATTCGATTTGTGCTTGGACTTTCCACAATCAAACAAGCTGTAGAAACAGCCAAAAACCTCAGTGCAGCTGGGGTGGTGTTCTACATGGATCCTTTTGTAATTGGTTATCAGCTTAATCCAATTCCAATGAGTGTGCCTGGGATCATAATTCCATCCCCTGATGATTCCAAG GTTTTACTCCAATACTACAATTCTTCTTTGGAGAGGAACGGAACTACAAAGCAAATTACTAAATTTGGTGCTGTTGCAAGCATTTTAGGTGGACTTAAAGCTAACTACTCCAATTCTGCTCCCAAAGTCGTGTACTATTCTGCAAGAGGACCGGATCCAGAAGATAGTTTTCTTGATGATGCTGACATTTTGAAACCCAACTTGGTAGCTCCTGGAAATTCAATATGGGCTGCATGGAGTTCACTTGGCACGGACTCAGTTGAATTTCAAG GTGAGAACTTTGCAATGATGTCTGGGACGAGTATGGCTGCTCCTCATATTGCTGGGCTTGCTGCACTGATCAAGCAAAAATTCCCCAGTTTCAGTCCTTCAGCAATTGCCTCTGCGCTTTCCTCAACTGCTTCTTTATATGACAATAATGGTGGGCCAATAATGGCTCAGCGTGCTTATGCCAACCCAGATCTAAATCAGTCTCCAGCCACGCCATTCGACATGGGAAGTGGTTTTGTGAATGCAACTGCTGCTCTTGATCCGGGTTTGATTTTCGATTCCA GTTATGATGACTATATGTCATTTCTTTGTGGCATTAACGGATCTAGTCCTGTGGTCCTGAACTACACCGGACAAAATTGTTTGTCTTATAACTCAACCATCAATGGCACTGACCTGAATCTTCCCTCCATCACAATCGCTAAACTATATCAGTCTAGAATGGTCCAAAGATCCGTGACTAACATTGCTGGTAATGAAACGTACAAAGTTGGTTGGAGTGCTCCTTATGGAGTGACTGTAAAGGTGGTTCCGGCCTGCTTCTCTATTGCCAGTGGGGAAAGGCAAGTCTTGAGTGTGTTCTTTGACGCAATAATGAATAGTTCTACTGCTAGCCATGGAAGGATAGGACTATTTGGAGATCAGGGTCATGTTCTCAACATTCCATTGTCTGTCATTGTCAAAGTCACATATAATACCACGACAAACGGCTGA